The DNA segment GTTGCAGCCTTGCTCTGGAAGTACGTTCGCCTGATTGAACACACGTCACAGCTGGAAGAGGAGCTACATCTCACACGGCAATCACAGGAGTTCTCACAGGTGCGTATCGACTACCACAGTGCCCTGTTAGCACTCCAAGAGCATGGCACGAGAATGGTCTGCACTGGCAAGATGCACACCGACCGCATCTGCCGCTTTGACTACCTCTGCTACTGCACGGAGGCAGAGGAGTTTGTGTTCTTCCACAGTAATGCCTCTGTCATGCTGCCCAACCTTGGCCCTCGACGTTTCCAGCCCGCCCTTCTAGACCTCTCCTCTGTGGAGGACCACAACACTCAGTACTTCAACTTTCTGGAGCTCCCAGCAGCAGCTCTGAAGTTCATGCCAAAGCCTGTGTTCGTGCCAGACGTCACTCTGATTATGAACCGCTTCAACCCTGATAACCTCATGCACATCTTCCATGATGATCTTCTTCCCATTTACTACACCATGCAGCAGTATTCGGACTTGGATGATGAGGCCAGGCTTGTCTTCATGGAGGGCTGGGGTGAGGGAGCTCACTTTGATCTCTACCGCTTGATGAGCAGTAAGCAACCACTACTCAAGGAGCAACTGAAAGCCTTTGGCAAACTCATGTGCTTCACAAAGTCCTATGTTGGATTGTCAAAAATAACAACATGGTACCAATATGGCTTTGTGCAACCGCAAGGACCCAAAGCCAACATTCTGATTTCAGGTAATGAGATTCGTCAATTTGCTTCATTTTTGATGGAGAGGCTTAACACCACGAGAGAGGAGAAGATGGCGGACGATGATTACATCGTAGTTTTTAAACGTACTACTAACAGGCTCATCCTCAATGAGGCAGAACTTATTCTGGCTTTAGCCCAAGAGTTTCAGATGAGGACTGTCACTGTGTCTTTGGAGGAACAGTCATTTGATAGGATTATCCAAATGATTAGTGGGGCATCTATGTTGGTCAGCATGCACGGAGCCCAGATGATCACCTCCATGTTCTTGCCCCGTGGTGCAGCTGTAGTTGAGCTCTTCCCATTTGCAATAAACCCGGAGCAGTACACACCCTACAAAACCTTGGCCTCCTTACCTGGCATGGACCTACAATACATTGCATGGAGGAATTCTGTAGAAGAGAACACTTTTACATTTCCTGATCGCCCCTGGGACCAGGGTGGCATCATCCACTTAGAGAAAGAGGAACAAGAACGTATCCTCGCCAGCAAGGAGGTGCCAAGACATCTCTGTTGCCATAATCCAGAGTGGCTTTTTCGCATTTACCAAGACACTACTGTGGACATTCCCTCTTTTCTGGATGTACTCAGAGAGGCTCTAAAAACCAAGCCTAATCTCAAGAAGGCCAAAGTGGCTAGCACAGTACATCCTGGTCGGGTCAGAGAGCCCAAGTGCCAAACATCAGTACAGGCCACCAATGAAGCAAAGCTCTCAGTATCATGGCAGATCCCTTGGAACCTGAAGTACCTGAAAGTTAAAGACGTGAAATATGAGGTTTGGATCCAGGAGCAGGGAGAGAACACATATATGCCTTACATCCTTCCCCATCAGAACTACACCTTTTCAGAGAACATCAAACCCTTTACCACTTATCTAGTATGGGTGCGCTGTATTTTTAATAAGAACCTCCTTGGCCCATTTGCAGATGTTCTTATATGTAAAACCTGATTCAGTTAGCAGAACTCAAACGTTACATTGTTGTTAATATAGCCATTGGAGAAATATTTTTAGGATTATTTATCTTGAGCTATCCTGAGGATGATATAGTGTGACATAGGTGATTTTTCAACCTCTGTGTTTTTCACTTGATTGTTCTTCACAGTCCTTATGGAGAGTCAGAGAAAAGTAAGAAAGTGGACTGCAATGAAGATTAGAAGGGAATAGAATCTACAGAACTGCCAATCCATTTAGATTAAGATCACCAACCAAGAAAAGTTCTCACtggctttatttatttagaaatgtaGTGTATTATGTAATTCAAATTTGTATTTATAATTCCAAGGCACTGATTTTGGCTGACTCCTGACTCTGTTTGTTGACAGAAATACTGTGAACTTTGACATATTTTCTGTGACTCAGTTGACTTGAACTGGATTGTATGTGACTGTGAGTGTACCCTCTACTTCTCAAggttttgtgttattttgttggtgttgtttttttatttatatatttggattAGGAAATATAGAGTGAAGTAATTGCAAGTTATTCAgtacaagaaaaaaagaatgtcaaTTTGTAGATATACATACTGATGGGCTGCATATAGATagatttattacttttttaatccAACCAGCCTCAAAACcactaatatttatttatcagattaaaagagaatatttataattattagcCTATGAGGTATTTCATGTTCATAAGGTTAATACAGTAGGTGTGCATCACATGTGTTGTATTCATTGAATGTGTGAATTCAGTAGATCTATGATGATTGGGATGAAGTTGCTGAGATATTGTGTTTGGAAATCATTTTGGTTATTTTGGTGGCATGTCAATAATGAGCTGTATACAGAGTATTTTGGTGCAATGATAGTATGGATGATGGTAGCAGTGTAGTGATTACAGATCTTGGCTGGTAATGCTAAGGAATTAGATTCCAACCTAGTACAAACTGTAGAGTTTTTGAGTTGTACTAGTTTCGGTTAAAAACATTTGCTAAATGTCAACTAAAGCTGTAACAATACTTGGAAAAAACCCTCTATGACTGCATAAGACTTACAGAATGCAAAATTGAAGATGTTTACTGAGTAGTTGTTTCGTAAACAAACCACTGTTGAAATGTGCTTCTTATGtcctgtcattaaaaaaaatattgaacatACAATATCTATATTGCAGACTGCTCTTGTGGAGGACCATGCACCAATTTCTGTTGCTAAAGATATTGTCCATGTCCTTTATATGTCTTATCTGCACAAAGACCAGCTTTGTTGTGCAGGTTTATGGATTATTAAGATGGAAAAAATGTACTTTATCTCTGCAAATTATTTATTGAAGACGTCTCTGGAATGCTATACATACTTCAGCCCAGATTTGTCAAGGGTTCCACTGTGCGTTTGAAATTTtacttcaaattcaacaaccagtcacatgcctttttttttttttttttttcatctatatGGCCTCTCAGGTCATATGTATTGAGGTTATAGTTTCAGTCTGTCCATCGCTTTCTGAACATTCTACTTGAAATGAAAATCAATTGAATTGATGCTTAAGTAGATTAAACCAAGAACATTTCTAATTTAAATTTGCAAACCTCAGCCATGCTTTTTATTAGCATAACTCTGTTTTGATGGTAATTTTATTCATGTTAAGTATgcacataataaattaattgcttGTAATACAAAATAGCAGAAATGGCTTGCGCATATAATCAGAGAGAGAAATTATCTAGCATCATATTTGAAGTACTGTATCATAATTTCACTCTGAGTTAAGAATAGATTGGTCATGGTTGTAATCTTTTCTGTTTCACAGTCTCTCATTTCAGTCATTAGAATGTAGTTTAAACATAGAAAGGTAAAGATGTATGTAGAATGTGTGGCTGTAGTCTTCATTACTCTTGTAAACTTTCCCTCTGCCAGTTGATGAGATTTGCCATTATGTGCCACTGGAATGtcataaatcatttttttatcactttttaaATGTGCAATTCCTCAGATGTCTTTGTGTTGTCTTGCCGCAATTCTTTACGAGACTCAATGCTAACATCATCATttatcattattgttattatctaAAGTTaacaaattcaaatgtattttcttttgtttatttaatgtcatgttatttatttttatttaattatttctgaaCATTGCAGAAGTGCTGAGTTCCATATCTTGACTTGATCGTCTTGTTAGCAACTTATTACTCCAACGGtcataattgaaaaaataaaagtttgtttttggACTTTATCTCATTTCATGTTCTGTTGAACTTATGATCTCTGTGTCCTCGGGCTTTGAACATGAAGATTAGATTACACTTTTAACCTACCACTTTTAGCTCCAGCAAATAATGTTAGCCTAATTTCAAATGCTGCACTACAATACAGATACGGTATGTACAGAAATGCATTATGCTAAtcaatgtaattatttatgaTGCGCCTACTGGAGGATGCTCTTACATAGTAAATCATATTTCCCCCTGCAGTATTTTTGCCTATTAAATCTTTGAAATCAGAATTACAGTGACTCTCCAGAGACATATTGTGTAGAAATGCCACATCTGCCCATAGAATGGGACTTGAAAGAATAGTAAATCTGATCATATGCACAACATCTCCATGTAGGGTAGTGTCAGGTCAAGGAGTTATGTAGAGCCGAAGGGGATACTGCTGAACTGCAATGATCTGATGTAAAAGTGCATTGTGTTCCACATGTAAAGACCAATTCAGACTAGGTTTCAGgcacaaaatacaaattatttcagcttgctttaaaaaaaacaattaacctaaaaaaaaaaaataataaaaaaaaacacacaatggcCTCTGGTTTTGCATACATCAGGAAACCCATTGAAATAAATAAGACTTAAGTGATTAAGTCATAATCTTAAGTGATAAAAACTTTATGTATATAAATAAGGGAAGGAATTAATTAGGGTGAGGATCATACCTTGCCCTGTTACCTAAACTCAGTACAGTTTtctctattttttcttattttggaTGTGCAGGGTTCTCTACAAAGGAAAACACAATTATTAATATATCTATTCTATCTCTTTACAGATAGAAATGTTGGAAAGTCATGTTACAAAACAGTGTACAGAAAATTATAATCACAGTGAAACTGGACGGTGCAGGATAAATCACTGTGGAATAATACTGTGTAGAGTGcaaaatttttaaagcattttttataaatgaaaccCTAAAACACATTTTGTGAGATGTTAACAGACATGTACATGTTGCACAGAAATTGAAATCAGCGATAGCACTCATGTTTAATTCTAGGGGGAAAGtggttgttccctatctgtcactcacttgacgttgtgtcgatgtagtgacactaggggtcactcttgggagcccgagacacctctggtctttgataaaaggccaatgaaaattggcgagtggtatttgcatgccactcccccggacatacgggtataaaaggagctggtatgcaaccactcattcagattttctcttcggagccgaacggtcattctcattgagctgaatactactgttcattcacctctgctggatctgacggcgcatttcagcagcttctccctcctctgcactggtgcactgcagagaacgcccctgggcgcttcggcagaaaaactagagagtatattttctgaaagagctttttccctctaaaagagtatatatttctctaaaagagcgcacacacggaacgtctttttaaagatgcctttcagattgtgtgttattcctggttctggtcgttatctctcaacttcggatggtcatgatcgctgtctttcgtgtctgggcgtgacccacacggaggcagcgtttgtggatggttcatgttctcactgcgagaacatgaccatggcaaagttgcggtcatggcttgcggtcagcggatgcgctgtcgtggcagcttaccctcaggggagagtggagactccaccctaaggtgatccagctgatttggagtcgattcggacgggcacaggtggacctgttcgcctcccaagaatactcccattgcccgctctggtacgccctcaccgaggctcccctcggcatagatgcaatggcacacagctgaccccctggcctacgcaaatatgcgtttcccccagtaagcctgcttgcacagtcactgtgcaaggtcagggattacgaggagcaggtcatcctggtagcaccctactggcccacccagatgtggttctcggacctcatgctcctcgcgacagctcccccctggcgaattcccctgaggaaggaccttctctctcagggacggggcaccctctggcacccgcacccagacctctggaatctccatgtctggcccctggacgggacgtggaagacctaagcggtctaccatccGCGGTGgtggacatgatcactcaggctagggccccctctacgaggcgcctgtatgcctttaagtggcatctgttctctaagtggtgttcttcctgacgtgaagaccaccagagatgcgcagtcggatcagtgctttccttcctgcaggagaggctggaagggaggctgtccccttccaccttgaaggtgtacattgccgccatagcggcacaccacgacgcagttgacggtaagtccttagggaagcacgacctgatcatcaggttcctaagaggcgccaggaggctgaatccctccagaccacgcctcgttccctcatggaacctctctgtagttcttcagggtctacagagagccccctttgagcctttgcagacagccgagcttaaggcactttccttgaagactggcctcctgactgcactcacttccatcaagagggtaggtgacctgcaagcgtcctctgtcagcgaaacgtgcctggagttcggtctgggatactctcacgtgatcctgagaccccgatcgggctatgtgcccaaggttcccaccaccccttttagggaccaggtggtgaacctgcaagcgctgccccaggaggaggcagacccagccctgttgttgctgtgtccggtgcgcactttacgcatctatttggatcgcacgctgAGCTTTAGaatttctgagcagctctttgtctgctttggtgcacagcagaaaggaagcgctgtctccaagcagaggattgcccactggctcattgacgccataactatggcatacctcgcccaggacatgctgcccccggtagggctacaagcccattctaccagaggtgtagcggcttcctgggccctggccagaggtgcctctctaacagacatttgccaacacccaacacctttgcaaggttctacaacctccgggtggaaccggtttcatcccaggtagtggcacgcaacacaagcggataagcccaggatagctggctgggtgtatcgcttgcacatagcgccttccacctcctttggagctgaagatgtgcgccattaattcccagtagtgttcacaaactttgttccctggttgacttcctccgagccctgtggcagtcgagtttttggagagactcgctgccggcccagtacacgtgctaattaagagtcctgttttggggtaggtgctccgcatgtggcagttccctgtaaggctaaccccatgcgatatgtatcttccgctagttcgtttccctgttggcaaactgcgtcttcctagggcagagcccctctaacccagtctccatgtttgtagtaactcctccctcgttgggtaggatctaccttgaagactctccacatggtcggaaagaccacatgacgtattcttccacttaaatatccccccctctctttggacgAGGTGtgatctccacggtgtcttccccttgggagggacaccccccgactagacctggcggcccagtcggataatcccccttcttttttagggagtggaaaaagagaaggggaaaagaggccacgactgggttaagcctgtctctatcttttgggtagtcgacttgtccctaaagggccgttcgacactcatgactatgttgggggaggttacgtgtcgacctggtgtgctggctatgaggcacacagtaatctgtccaccacacaccgccagttcacgta comes from the Myxocyprinus asiaticus isolate MX2 ecotype Aquarium Trade chromosome 15, UBuf_Myxa_2, whole genome shotgun sequence genome and includes:
- the LOC127452564 gene encoding protein O-linked-mannose beta-1,4-N-acetylglucosaminyltransferase 2-like, with the translated sequence MRAIGCRMNLPALLNGLLVSVVAALLWKYVRLIEHTSQLEEELHLTRQSQEFSQVRIDYHSALLALQEHGTRMVCTGKMHTDRICRFDYLCYCTEAEEFVFFHSNASVMLPNLGPRRFQPALLDLSSVEDHNTQYFNFLELPAAALKFMPKPVFVPDVTLIMNRFNPDNLMHIFHDDLLPIYYTMQQYSDLDDEARLVFMEGWGEGAHFDLYRLMSSKQPLLKEQLKAFGKLMCFTKSYVGLSKITTWYQYGFVQPQGPKANILISGNEIRQFASFLMERLNTTREEKMADDDYIVVFKRTTNRLILNEAELILALAQEFQMRTVTVSLEEQSFDRIIQMISGASMLVSMHGAQMITSMFLPRGAAVVELFPFAINPEQYTPYKTLASLPGMDLQYIAWRNSVEENTFTFPDRPWDQGGIIHLEKEEQERILASKEVPRHLCCHNPEWLFRIYQDTTVDIPSFLDVLREALKTKPNLKKAKVASTVHPGRVREPKCQTSVQATNEAKLSVSWQIPWNLKYLKVKDVKYEVWIQEQGENTYMPYILPHQNYTFSENIKPFTTYLVWVRCIFNKNLLGPFADVLICKT